The Oreochromis niloticus isolate F11D_XX linkage group LG13, O_niloticus_UMD_NMBU, whole genome shotgun sequence genome has a window encoding:
- the LOC102079803 gene encoding uncharacterized protein LOC102079803 — MSHLTEVRESIKSKINDFFMKVTEEQWHALKTGCADEYTKQVLGMFTSDLFHITMAELMPMIKDFEGGVDPAESLSLGETSLQGVGEKSKHCACCSHSSTQHMNQEDPQLADLVSDSELAQGPKNGPVDGVKMVDAQLLDQQLLVKELLNAVVARASRKAKVPPTDSIQQQLFPALWAQIKEKPLNIKQNRLKSLEKAIFKDITKLLVIPPDHVIIALPIVQEVVIYVFKHHLFRKKRNLLRRLFAWCGITEDDGDQPSETKISKTLLQDFKTNIFPVPWEKSLSGVRGSSYDADQKEHVSTLIHAVLSHAAKPSLHKPSVKLHKLLLDKVMSDDRIKDLYINEKKLIGLDEVIYQELRNNTFCEDKNMIVLLNDGDPVVQKLTINIIKKYLIELMEDPALSTAEEVQKYRSSLEVCIEDLVKHVFENAESPRSPEKADAISKRLFSKVWPRIKKIQIPAEHVIFLSDMVYKSLIEKWEDPAVILTFMSLEHRYVYDVIIQVFKEHAVSILENQPFISRFFSSVGRATGFAHRQNK, encoded by the coding sequence ATGAGTCATTTGACTGAAGTTAGGGAAAGTATAAAATCCAAAATTAACGACTTCTTTatgaaggttaccgaagaacaGTGgcatgcactgaaaacagggTGCGCAGATGAATACACCAAGCAGGTACTTGGCATGTTTACATCTGACTTGTTTCATATCACCATGGCTGAACTCATGCCAATGATTAAGGACTTTGAGGGTGGTGTCGACCCAGCTGAGAGCCTCAGCTTGGGGGAGACGAGTTTACAGGGAGTCGGGGAGAAATCGAAGCACTGTGCGTGCTGCTCCCATTCGTCCACCCAGCACATGAATCAGGAGGATCCACAATTAGCTGATCTGGTATCAGATTCAGAATTAGCACAGGGGCCAAAAAATGGACCAGTGGATGGTGTGAAGATGGTGGACGCTCAACTGTTGGACCAACAGCTGCTCGTTAAAGAGCTCCTAAATGCTGTAGTTGCACGCGCCTCGAGAAAGGCAAAGGTGCCGCCAACAGACTCGATTCAACAGCAACTCTTCCCGGCTCTGTGGGcgcaaattaaagaaaaacctCTAAACATCAAACAAAATAGACTGAAAAGTCTTGAAAAAGCTATTTTTAAAGACATTACAAAGCTCCTGGTTATTCCACCTGATCACGTTATCATTGCGCTACCAATAGTTCAAGAAGTGgtcatttatgtatttaaacaTCACCTCTTCCGAAAGAAGCGAAACCTACTTAGAAGGCTATTCGCATGGTGTGGAATTACTGAAGATGATGGAGACCAACCATCAGAAACTAAgatctccaaaacacttttacaggACTTTAAAACTAATATATTTCCAGTACCGTGGGAAAAATCACTATCTGGTGTTAGAGGCAGCTCTTATGATGCTGACCAAAAAGAGCATGTGAGCACACTTATTCACGCTGTGCTCTCACATGCTGCAAAGCCTTCCCTCCACAAACCTTCCGTTAAACTTCACAAACTACTGTTAGACAAGGTGATGTCTGATGACCGCATCAAAGACTTGTATATTAACGAGAAAAAATTAATAGGTCTGGATGAGGTCATTTACCAAGAGCTCCGCAACAACACATTCTGTGAAGACAAGAATATGATCGTGTTACTGAATGACGGGGACCCGGTAGTGCAAAAATTGACGATCAATATAATTAAAAAGTACTTGATCGAGTTGATGGAAGATCCAGCCCTTAGCACGGCTGAAGAAGTTCAAAAATACAGGTCTTCTTTGGAAGTCTGTATTGAGGACTTGGTGAAGCATGTCTTTGAAAATGCCGAGTCACCCCGCTCTCCTGAAAAAGCCGATGCCATCTCCAAACGGCTGTTCAGTAAAGTCTGGCCGCGAATCAAAAAAATTCAAATCCCCGCTGAACATGTGATATTCCTCAGTGACATGGTATACAAGTCTCTCATAGAGAAATGGGAAGACCCAGCTGTGATTCTGACGTTCATGTCATTGGAACACAGATACGTTTATGATGTCATTATTCAGGTCTTCAAAGAGCATGCCGTATCTATATTGGAAAATCAACCTTTCATCAGCAGATTCTTTTCCTCTGTGGGTCGAGCTACGGGGTTCgcacacagacaaaacaaatga
- the LOC100695081 gene encoding uncharacterized protein LOC100695081, which yields MEGDPLSALFTPAFMVDVEKAKRNAQRMIELCQKLGVQLRPHMKTHKTLECADIMTGGSQRCIVVSTLAEACFYADHGYDDFLYAYSFPFDKVERCAALSERLDLFQILLDHPDALEQLRKRPLKDGRQWHVWLKLNCGNGRAGILHLEPGALKLAEAIAKTEGVELTGVYAHCGNTYYCTGVEQIQAVAQETTKLTLQFMEKLKAVGITCKSSIGSTPTCSHPVKDMAQLSEVHPGNYVFFDVQQSTIRSCCPEDVAVRVLTRVIGHCPHRNQLLIDCGWPGISLDGAGKLPTGYAVIEGHPNLKLLSMTQEHGRVEPISGQLDYSKYPLGSLLTLIPYHSCATAVMHPVYHVHSKGRLVGKWTPTRRW from the exons ATGGAGGGAGATCCTCTCTCAGCCCTGTTTACTCCTGCTTTTATGGTGGATGTAGAGAAAGCGAAGAGGAATGCCCAGAGGATGATTGAGCTCTGCCAGAAACTGGGAGTCCAGCTTCGTCCACACATGAAGACCCATAAAACCCT tGAGTGTGCTGACATTATGACGGGTGGATCACAGAGGTGCATAGTGGTTTCCACCCTGGCAGAGGCCTGTTTCTATGCTGACCATGGATATGATGACTTCCTCTATGCCTACTCTTTTCCCTTTGATAAG GTAGAGCGTTGTGCAGCCCTGTCAGAGAGACTGGATCTCTTCCAGATTTTATTGGACCATCCTGATGCTTTGGAGCAGCTCCGAAAAAGACCCCTGAAAGATGGTCGGCAGTGGCACGTCTGGCTCAAACTCAACTGTGGCAATGGGAGAG CTGGCATCCTGCACTTGGAGCCAGGAGCGCTCAAACTGGCTGAAGCCATCGCTAAGACGGAGGGCGTGGAACTTACAGGAGTGTACGCCCACTGTGGGAATACCTATTACTGCACAGGAGTTGAGCAAATACAGGCTGTTGCCCAGGAAACCACAAAACTGACTCTGCAGTTCATGGAAAA ACTGAAGGCTGTTGGCATCACCTGTAAGTCCAGCATTGGCTCCACCCCTACCTGTAGCCATCCAGTCAAAGACATGGCGCAGCTGAGCGAGGTCCACCCAGGAAACTACGTCTTCTTTG ATGTGCAGCAGTCTACGATTCGCTCATGCTGTCCGGAGGACGTGGCTGTGAGGGTTCTCACAAGAGTCATCGGTCACTGTCCACACAGGAACCAGCTCCTGATTGACTGTGGATGGCCTGGAATCAG TTTGGACGGAGCTGGAAAACTTCCCACTGGATACGCTGTGATCGAGGGGCATCCAAACCTCAa GTTGTTGTCTATGACCCAGGAGCATGGACGAGTGGAGCCCATCTCAGGACAACTGGACTACAGCAAGTACCCCCTGGGCTCTCTGCTCACACTGATTCCCTACCAC TCATGTGCAACAGCAGTGATGCATCCTGTGTACCATGTACACTCCAAGGGTCGTCTGGTAGGGAAGTGGACGCCCACTCGCAGGTGGTGA